The following coding sequences lie in one Halomonas sp. 'Soap Lake #6' genomic window:
- the mpl gene encoding UDP-N-acetylmuramate:L-alanyl-gamma-D-glutamyl-meso-diaminopimelate ligase: protein MHLHIIGICGTFMGSLALLARELGHQVSGSDANVYPPMSTQLVEAGITLMEGYSAENLSATVDLVVVGNALSRGNPEVEALLNSKLRYTSGAQWLADHVLPNRQVIAIAGTHGKTTTASLLAWLLESAGLNPGFLIGGVPRNFGVSARLGSLKGPFVVEADEYDTAFFDKRSKFVHYRPSIAVLNNLEFDHADIFPDLAAIERQFHHLVRTVPSEGQLLVADQQPALERVLEMGTWTPVERFGCLVTSEWQLNLERVDASRFQVLYRGSKSEEDGVVEWSLTGEHNARNALAALAAAHRCGVDLPRACAALSRFKTPRRRQEVRGEVAGVQVIDDFAHHPTAIAATLQGLRAATTKGRLLAVIEPRSNTMRLGALRERLNDSVADADAVFWFQPAGLDWSMESLVAEQGEHSQLFSDIDALVDAVVTQASPLDRIVVMSNGGFEGVHERLLSALAAKE from the coding sequence ATGCATCTCCACATTATTGGTATTTGTGGCACCTTTATGGGTAGCTTAGCGCTGCTGGCTAGGGAGCTAGGGCATCAGGTAAGCGGCTCCGATGCTAATGTTTATCCGCCCATGAGCACGCAGCTTGTTGAGGCGGGTATTACCTTAATGGAAGGCTATAGCGCTGAAAACCTATCAGCCACAGTCGATTTAGTGGTAGTGGGTAACGCACTGTCCCGGGGTAACCCTGAGGTGGAAGCGTTGCTGAATAGCAAGTTGCGCTATACCTCTGGTGCACAGTGGCTTGCCGACCATGTACTGCCTAATCGGCAAGTCATTGCTATTGCAGGAACCCACGGCAAAACAACGACGGCAAGCCTATTGGCTTGGCTGTTAGAAAGCGCAGGTCTGAATCCTGGGTTTTTAATTGGTGGTGTGCCGCGTAATTTTGGTGTCTCTGCTCGGCTGGGTAGCCTGAAAGGGCCATTTGTCGTTGAAGCAGATGAGTACGATACGGCTTTTTTTGATAAGCGCTCTAAATTTGTGCATTACCGGCCCAGCATTGCGGTGCTGAATAATCTTGAATTTGACCATGCAGATATTTTTCCTGACCTAGCGGCGATTGAGCGGCAGTTCCATCACTTAGTGCGCACAGTGCCAAGCGAGGGTCAGTTACTGGTGGCAGACCAACAGCCAGCCCTGGAACGGGTGTTGGAGATGGGCACTTGGACACCCGTTGAGCGCTTCGGCTGCTTGGTGACCAGCGAGTGGCAGTTAAACCTAGAACGCGTGGACGCTAGCCGTTTTCAGGTGCTGTACCGCGGTTCTAAAAGTGAAGAGGATGGCGTGGTGGAGTGGTCGTTAACCGGCGAGCACAATGCGCGCAACGCATTGGCGGCGCTGGCAGCAGCGCATCGTTGTGGTGTCGATTTACCCCGTGCCTGTGCGGCATTGTCCCGCTTTAAGACGCCACGGCGGCGCCAGGAAGTGCGCGGAGAAGTTGCTGGGGTGCAGGTCATCGATGATTTCGCCCATCATCCAACCGCTATTGCCGCTACCTTGCAGGGGCTGCGTGCAGCTACGACTAAAGGGCGTTTGTTGGCAGTGATTGAACCACGCTCTAACACAATGCGCTTAGGCGCGTTGCGAGAGCGATTGAATGATAGCGTGGCCGATGCTGACGCGGTGTTTTGGTTTCAGCCTGCGGGCCTGGACTGGTCGATGGAGTCGCTGGTGGCTGAGCAGGGCGAGCATTCTCAGCTGTTCAGCGATATAGATGCGCTAGTCGATGCTGTTGTCACCCAAGCGTCACCGCTAGATCGCATTGTGGTGATGTCGAATGGTGGGTTCGAAGGTGTGCACGAGCGTCTGCTATCAGCATTAGCCGCTAAGGAGTAA